In Paraburkholderia sp. PGU19, a single window of DNA contains:
- a CDS encoding glutamate ABC transporter substrate-binding protein, which yields MKVAKLKAIVALLAVGLTLSAVASGETFPAGSTMDAIQKKGKVVVGTSLDGPGFSLLNPTTNKAEGFEIDIARQLAKKLTGSENNVEFVPVLSANRFAFVQTGRVDIALATATINDERKKIIGFAGPYYLAGQDVMVGKNSDIHSLSDLNGKTVCVVTGTDSGANLLKVAPKAEIHSLTDEKSCAEAVSDGRFAALTDDGAVLVPFVKLQPDHLRLLGKPFTKEPYGIVVKHDDVQFRNWINGELEAMIKSGQWQSMYDRDLKDFGEAQVPTIERY from the coding sequence ATGAAAGTAGCAAAGCTGAAGGCAATTGTCGCGTTGTTAGCAGTAGGGCTGACCTTATCGGCGGTCGCCTCGGGTGAAACATTCCCGGCCGGCTCGACCATGGACGCAATACAGAAGAAGGGCAAGGTTGTAGTGGGGACGTCTCTCGATGGCCCTGGCTTCTCGTTGCTGAACCCAACGACCAACAAGGCAGAGGGCTTCGAGATCGATATCGCGCGGCAGCTGGCCAAGAAGCTGACGGGCTCGGAGAACAACGTCGAATTCGTTCCCGTGCTGAGCGCAAACCGGTTCGCGTTCGTCCAAACCGGACGGGTTGATATCGCTCTAGCTACCGCCACCATCAACGACGAACGCAAGAAAATCATCGGATTCGCCGGACCGTACTACCTGGCTGGTCAGGACGTCATGGTTGGCAAGAACAGTGACATACACAGCCTGAGTGACCTCAATGGCAAAACGGTGTGCGTCGTAACGGGCACGGATTCGGGCGCGAATCTGCTCAAGGTGGCACCAAAGGCCGAGATTCACTCTCTGACGGATGAAAAGAGCTGCGCCGAGGCCGTCTCCGATGGTCGCTTTGCCGCTTTGACTGACGATGGCGCCGTTCTGGTTCCGTTCGTGAAGCTGCAACCGGATCACCTGAGGCTTCTTGGCAAGCCGTTTACAAAAGAGCCGTACGGTATCGTTGTGAAGCACGATGACGTGCAGTTCAGGAACTGGATCAACGGCGAACTCGAGGCCATGATCAAGTCCGGTCAATGGCAGAGCATGTACGACAGAGACCTGAAGGACTTCGGCGAAGCGCAGGTTCCCACCATCGAGCGGTATTAA
- a CDS encoding IS5 family transposase: protein MTKEKRKAYPTDVSDEEWSFVAAYLTLMDESAPQRKYELREMFNALRWMARAGAAWRMLPTNFPPWELVYQQTQRWLAAGCFECMVSDLRSIVRVAQGRQGQPSAVILDGRTLQSTCESGPRAGYDGYKRKRGSKVHMAVDTLGQLLAVHVTPANEQERAQVAELARQVQQATGETVKVAFADQGYTGEDPAQAARAQGIDLQVVKLDEAKKGFVLLPRRWVVERSFGWLNRFRRLARDYERLPETLAGLHFVVFAMLMLVHAIPVLRSS, encoded by the coding sequence ATGACAAAAGAGAAACGTAAAGCCTACCCGACAGACGTGTCAGACGAAGAATGGAGCTTCGTGGCAGCGTATCTGACGTTGATGGATGAGAGTGCGCCACAGCGGAAATATGAGTTGCGGGAGATGTTCAATGCGTTGCGCTGGATGGCTCGCGCTGGGGCTGCTTGGCGAATGCTGCCGACCAACTTTCCACCGTGGGAACTCGTGTACCAGCAGACGCAACGATGGCTGGCGGCCGGCTGTTTCGAGTGCATGGTGAGTGACCTTCGTTCGATCGTCCGTGTGGCGCAGGGGCGGCAGGGGCAGCCCAGCGCGGTGATCCTTGATGGCCGTACGTTGCAATCGACATGTGAAAGCGGTCCACGCGCAGGCTATGACGGCTACAAGCGCAAGCGTGGCAGCAAGGTGCATATGGCGGTCGACACGCTGGGTCAGTTGCTCGCCGTACACGTGACACCGGCCAACGAGCAGGAACGGGCCCAGGTGGCAGAACTGGCGCGCCAGGTGCAACAGGCAACGGGAGAAACCGTGAAAGTGGCCTTTGCCGATCAGGGTTACACGGGCGAAGATCCTGCGCAGGCCGCGCGCGCCCAGGGAATTGATCTCCAGGTGGTCAAGCTCGATGAAGCGAAAAAGGGTTTCGTGCTGTTGCCACGGCGATGGGTAGTCGAGCGCAGCTTCGGATGGCTCAACCGCTTTCGACGCCTTGCACGTGACTACGAACGCTTGCCCGAAACACTCGCAGGCCTGCATTTTGTCGTCTTCGCCATGCTTATGCTTGTCCATGCAATTCCAGTACTTCGAAGTTCCTAA
- a CDS encoding amino acid ABC transporter ATP-binding protein, with the protein MSKVTNSPLISIRAVSKFFGTKQVLHNINLDVMPGEVVVIVGPSGSGKSTLCRCINRLETIDGGEISIAGKIQPEEGRALARFRSEVGMVFQSFNLFAHLTVLQNITIGPIKVLKQSLEEAEAGARDLLRKVGIAEKENAYPAQLSGGQQQRVALARSLAMKPRVMLFDEPTSALDPEMVSEVLNVMVELANNGMTMIVVTHEMGFANKAADRVVFMDDGRIVEEGRPGVFFRSPQSDRAQDFLSKILSH; encoded by the coding sequence ATGTCGAAAGTCACGAACAGTCCTCTCATTTCTATCCGGGCTGTAAGCAAGTTCTTCGGGACAAAGCAAGTCCTGCATAACATCAATCTTGATGTTATGCCCGGCGAAGTTGTCGTTATTGTCGGACCCTCCGGCTCCGGTAAATCCACGCTGTGCAGATGCATAAACAGGCTGGAGACAATCGACGGGGGCGAGATAAGCATCGCTGGCAAAATCCAGCCGGAAGAAGGGAGGGCTCTGGCCAGATTCCGATCAGAGGTCGGCATGGTCTTCCAGTCGTTTAATCTGTTCGCTCATTTGACCGTTCTACAAAACATAACAATAGGCCCTATCAAGGTCCTCAAGCAGTCACTCGAAGAGGCGGAGGCGGGCGCGCGCGACTTACTCAGGAAAGTCGGTATCGCCGAAAAGGAGAACGCGTACCCGGCGCAACTTTCGGGCGGCCAGCAACAGCGGGTCGCGTTGGCGCGTTCGCTGGCGATGAAACCGAGAGTCATGCTGTTCGATGAACCGACTTCTGCGCTTGATCCAGAAATGGTGTCCGAGGTGTTGAATGTAATGGTCGAACTCGCGAATAACGGTATGACCATGATTGTGGTTACCCATGAGATGGGTTTTGCCAATAAAGCCGCCGACCGCGTCGTCTTCATGGACGATGGGCGAATTGTCGAGGAGGGTCGTCCCGGGGTGTTTTTCAGATCACCGCAGTCCGACAGGGCGCAGGATTTCCTGTCGAAGATTTTAAGTCACTGA
- a CDS encoding CDGSH iron-sulfur domain-containing protein, with translation MSTAIITTQNDGPYHITGDFQITTQSGQPIAAGKNEVWLCRCGQSSHKPLCDGSHKKVGFSSNLDEKPQKGQTP, from the coding sequence ATGTCGACTGCAATCATCACAACACAGAATGACGGCCCGTACCACATCACAGGTGACTTCCAGATTACCACCCAGAGCGGGCAACCAATCGCCGCGGGCAAGAACGAAGTCTGGCTATGCCGGTGCGGTCAGTCGAGCCACAAGCCACTGTGCGACGGCTCACACAAGAAAGTTGGGTTCTCGAGCAATCTCGACGAAAAACCGCAAAAAGGGCAAACACCTTGA
- a CDS encoding LysR family transcriptional regulator, with the protein MDHLISIRAFVAVIKFQSFTTAAKHLGMSPATLSRAITSLESHTSTRLVNRSTRHVSLADDARAYFASCAEILERLDREELRLAEQRNTQKGVLRLAAHPFAVETGLSQLVDEYLLATPDIRVAVTTTGEPLRLEHGNYDAAIYPAFLVQDAAAICRPLVRSSSVLVATRAYLEASPPVPSSLDFTGHTFINTRASKWDPECGSVKVTGISLPHNARLHAVMNECIAVQLALNGYGIALLPTRIVQRYMESGRLVRVLPEYELTDPVAELDIAFVHRRTLPRRVRDFVDHCISFFRESEQPDRRVSPRSRKIALTGLRDANAEDTAILEHASR; encoded by the coding sequence ATGGATCATCTGATTTCGATTAGGGCGTTCGTCGCCGTCATCAAGTTTCAGAGCTTCACGACAGCTGCGAAACATTTGGGGATGTCGCCCGCTACGTTATCCCGTGCGATCACAAGCCTGGAGTCGCATACAAGCACCAGATTGGTCAATCGGTCAACACGCCATGTCTCGCTCGCAGACGACGCCCGAGCGTACTTCGCTTCATGCGCGGAGATTCTGGAGCGGCTCGATCGCGAGGAGTTACGGCTTGCAGAGCAGCGCAACACCCAAAAAGGCGTACTTCGACTCGCCGCCCATCCATTCGCGGTCGAGACTGGTCTGTCACAGCTCGTTGACGAATATCTGTTGGCGACGCCCGACATACGCGTTGCGGTAACGACAACCGGCGAGCCTTTGCGCCTCGAACATGGAAACTATGATGCGGCAATTTATCCCGCTTTTCTGGTTCAGGACGCGGCTGCAATTTGCCGTCCGCTCGTTCGTTCCAGTTCAGTGCTCGTAGCAACACGCGCGTATCTCGAAGCAAGTCCACCCGTACCATCATCGCTCGATTTTACGGGTCATACATTCATCAATACGCGAGCAAGCAAATGGGATCCCGAATGCGGTTCGGTTAAAGTAACAGGGATTTCGCTCCCGCACAACGCACGTCTTCACGCCGTGATGAATGAATGCATCGCCGTGCAGCTTGCGTTAAACGGTTATGGCATCGCACTGTTGCCCACGCGCATCGTTCAACGGTATATGGAGAGCGGACGTCTGGTGCGTGTGCTGCCCGAGTACGAGTTGACCGATCCCGTGGCCGAACTCGATATCGCATTTGTACATCGTCGTACTTTGCCCAGGAGGGTGAGGGACTTCGTGGACCACTGCATTTCCTTTTTTCGGGAATCTGAGCAGCCAGACCGACGAGTATCGCCTCGTTCACGCAAAATCGCGTTAACTGGTTTGAGAGACGCCAACGCCGAGGATACAGCGATTCTGGAACACGCGTCCCGATGA
- a CDS encoding amino acid ABC transporter permease, with protein MNETRLLYEPPGPIGVMRNRLYAVGGGAFVVALTSSVLYKLYQRGQFDDDRWAVFLNTQVWSFLLTGLEATLLVAAISGILSFAFSIPIALMRISDQPIVRKIAEVFISAFRAVPLLLLILFMAVLLPTIGVAWPAIAFLLIALTLHHSALMAEIVRAGILSVPRGQREAALSIGMSQVKSMHYIILPQAIRRMMPALIGQLLAIVQDTSLGYIIPYNELLRCSQLISTYAPQSLLQAAFVSTLLYGIVSVILMIVQFRVRSRVQGAEC; from the coding sequence ATGAACGAAACCAGATTGCTGTATGAGCCACCGGGCCCCATCGGGGTCATGAGAAACCGGTTGTATGCCGTCGGGGGCGGAGCATTCGTCGTGGCGCTGACCTCCTCAGTTTTATATAAGCTGTATCAGAGAGGGCAGTTCGATGACGATCGGTGGGCGGTCTTTCTGAACACTCAGGTGTGGAGTTTTCTCCTGACCGGTCTGGAAGCCACGCTGTTGGTCGCAGCGATCAGCGGTATTCTCTCGTTCGCCTTCTCGATACCGATTGCGCTGATGCGCATCTCCGATCAGCCCATTGTCAGAAAGATCGCGGAAGTCTTTATCTCGGCTTTTCGCGCGGTTCCGCTGTTGCTGCTGATCCTTTTTATGGCGGTTCTTCTGCCAACCATTGGCGTGGCGTGGCCCGCCATTGCGTTTCTGCTCATCGCGCTAACCCTGCATCACTCGGCGCTAATGGCTGAGATAGTCAGGGCGGGCATCCTTTCCGTGCCGCGGGGGCAACGGGAGGCCGCACTCTCAATCGGGATGAGTCAGGTGAAGTCGATGCATTACATCATTCTTCCCCAGGCAATTCGCAGGATGATGCCTGCACTGATTGGCCAGTTGCTGGCCATTGTTCAGGATACTTCTCTCGGCTACATCATCCCTTACAACGAGCTGCTCCGTTGCTCGCAACTTATATCGACATATGCCCCACAGTCGCTGCTCCAGGCCGCATTCGTTTCGACGTTACTCTATGGCATCGTCAGTGTGATACTGATGATCGTTCAGTTCAGGGTAAGAAGTCGCGTTCAAGGTGCCGAGTGTTAG
- a CDS encoding GntR family transcriptional regulator — protein sequence MPPRRPTVEIDSPIPLYRQIKDTLRVGILNGEYAPHSRMPSESELQAMFAVSRITIRQALGDLEKEGLIFKVHGKGSFVSQPRTTFQDIATLQGFAEAMSGSGHEIVNRVMSFRIARAPAEVSRKLGLPDGANVAEIHRVRLLNRKPVSYEVTFLPEQLGDKLQRADLATRDIFLILENDCGVALGSADLSIDAISASAPIARALKIKAGAPMLRIERLTHDSRGQPIDFEYLYFRSGTFQYRLRIDRKPARTAETQKPRSKR from the coding sequence ATGCCGCCACGTCGCCCTACGGTTGAGATCGATTCTCCGATACCGCTCTACCGACAGATCAAAGACACCCTACGCGTCGGCATTCTGAACGGCGAGTATGCGCCTCACAGCCGCATGCCCTCCGAGAGTGAGCTTCAGGCCATGTTCGCCGTGAGCCGCATCACGATTCGACAGGCGCTCGGCGATCTTGAGAAGGAAGGCCTGATCTTCAAGGTGCATGGCAAAGGCTCGTTCGTCTCTCAGCCGAGGACGACGTTTCAGGACATCGCCACGCTGCAGGGTTTCGCCGAGGCGATGTCGGGCAGCGGGCATGAGATCGTCAATCGCGTGATGTCGTTCCGAATTGCGCGGGCACCTGCTGAGGTCTCGAGGAAGCTCGGCTTGCCAGACGGGGCCAACGTCGCGGAAATCCATCGCGTCCGACTGCTCAATCGCAAGCCTGTTTCTTACGAGGTCACATTCTTGCCAGAACAACTCGGCGATAAGCTGCAACGTGCGGATCTCGCCACGCGCGACATTTTCCTCATTCTTGAAAACGACTGTGGGGTCGCTTTGGGGAGCGCCGATTTGAGCATCGATGCGATATCGGCGAGTGCCCCTATTGCGCGTGCGCTCAAGATCAAAGCGGGTGCACCGATGCTGCGGATCGAACGACTCACGCACGATAGCCGAGGTCAGCCAATCGACTTCGAATATCTCTATTTCAGGAGCGGGACGTTCCAGTATCGGTTGCGTATCGACAGAAAGCCTGCTCGGACAGCAGAAACACAAAAGCCACGAAGCAAGCGATAG
- a CDS encoding DUF4148 domain-containing protein — translation MQVRKVMAILLLSSASVGVIGTAQAQGKTREQVRQELIEAEQNGSMYVTDSSYPDVSPIYQNLVDRQKAAHANDSAVGPEMNGSTETGRSAVHESRPMLNGPAHDDGCVGPVSFCDIYFGS, via the coding sequence ATGCAAGTTCGCAAAGTGATGGCTATATTGCTTCTTTCCAGCGCGTCGGTCGGCGTCATCGGTACCGCGCAAGCACAAGGCAAAACGCGGGAGCAGGTTCGCCAGGAACTGATCGAGGCGGAACAGAACGGTTCCATGTACGTGACCGATTCGTCGTATCCGGATGTGAGCCCGATCTATCAGAATCTGGTCGACCGGCAGAAAGCTGCGCATGCAAATGACAGCGCCGTCGGTCCCGAGATGAACGGCTCGACCGAAACGGGGCGCTCTGCCGTGCACGAGTCACGCCCGATGCTCAACGGGCCCGCTCACGACGACGGCTGTGTCGGTCCGGTCAGCTTCTGCGATATCTATTTTGGCAGCTGA
- a CDS encoding amino acid ABC transporter permease has product MNRDCIVGLAGQEVSRADSGEGLGYVLDYVFRFVQGIGVTLELSFCSIILAFVIGVLLAITRICPSPPLRFFAWCYVEAMRATPILALLVMIVWGLPKLGFMYSEFSSSVLALGLYTAAWISEAIRSGVGSIATGQVEAARSLGMSFGQILHSIVIPQAVRSVIPSLSGIIIVHIKTTSIAAVAGVLEITATSQIINVETAQWLWFLGAAASYLVLTVPTGWIFKAIEQRAVFVR; this is encoded by the coding sequence ATTAATCGCGATTGCATCGTTGGCCTGGCTGGCCAGGAGGTCAGCCGGGCCGACTCCGGAGAGGGACTCGGGTATGTTCTGGATTATGTCTTTCGGTTTGTACAGGGGATAGGCGTCACCCTCGAACTTTCTTTCTGTTCAATCATCCTGGCATTCGTCATCGGCGTCTTGCTGGCGATCACGCGGATATGTCCCTCGCCACCACTGCGTTTTTTCGCCTGGTGTTACGTCGAAGCGATGCGTGCGACGCCGATCCTCGCGCTTCTCGTCATGATCGTGTGGGGCCTTCCCAAGCTTGGCTTTATGTACTCCGAATTCTCTTCGTCAGTGCTGGCGCTCGGCCTCTATACCGCAGCGTGGATATCGGAGGCGATCAGGTCAGGAGTGGGTTCGATTGCGACAGGTCAGGTAGAGGCAGCGCGGAGTCTCGGCATGTCGTTCGGGCAGATCCTGCATTCCATCGTGATCCCTCAGGCTGTTCGCTCGGTCATTCCATCGCTGAGCGGGATCATCATTGTCCACATCAAGACCACATCCATTGCGGCCGTTGCGGGGGTTCTGGAAATCACCGCTACGTCACAGATCATCAATGTCGAAACTGCTCAATGGTTATGGTTCCTCGGGGCCGCTGCCTCTTACCTGGTGCTTACCGTACCAACGGGGTGGATCTTCAAAGCGATTGAACAAAGAGCGGTGTTTGTACGATGA
- a CDS encoding asparaginase: MCASHSGEDVHVHAVSDMLAKADCTERDLRCGCHMPERFLHGEAVPPGFAMDQRHNNCSGKHAGFLAYCQMGGYSTYDYLDSSHFLQREIVKVVSDLSETSPTQFWYGTDGCSAPNIGLPLSRLAKIWARFGAARRDADEFQRGMATLADAMMNWPEMYSGTGRADNALTRSGRGKWVSKTGAQGVRCVGARVHGLGIALKVGGGDYPTAYAVTIEVMRQLGILDAETTSELQEWLEPVLRNCNGSAVGQLSCDFKLKYV, translated from the coding sequence ATGTGTGCGAGCCACTCGGGCGAAGACGTCCACGTCCACGCGGTCTCAGACATGCTCGCAAAGGCGGACTGCACCGAGCGGGATCTTCGTTGCGGCTGTCATATGCCAGAGCGATTCCTCCATGGCGAGGCCGTGCCACCCGGCTTCGCCATGGACCAGAGACACAATAACTGCTCCGGCAAACACGCCGGGTTTCTGGCCTATTGCCAGATGGGTGGGTACTCCACATACGACTACCTTGACTCGTCGCACTTTCTGCAGCGTGAAATCGTCAAGGTGGTGAGCGACCTCTCGGAGACTAGCCCGACGCAATTCTGGTACGGGACGGACGGATGTAGTGCGCCAAATATCGGGTTGCCGCTATCCCGCCTCGCAAAGATCTGGGCGCGCTTTGGCGCCGCACGCAGGGATGCCGACGAATTCCAGAGAGGCATGGCCACCCTGGCGGACGCCATGATGAACTGGCCTGAGATGTATTCGGGCACTGGACGTGCCGACAACGCGTTGACCCGGTCCGGGCGCGGAAAGTGGGTGAGCAAGACGGGAGCGCAGGGCGTGCGCTGTGTGGGGGCTCGAGTGCACGGTCTGGGTATCGCGCTCAAGGTCGGTGGCGGTGACTATCCGACTGCCTACGCGGTGACGATCGAGGTCATGCGACAGCTGGGCATTCTGGATGCCGAAACTACCAGTGAACTACAGGAATGGCTTGAGCCCGTACTGCGCAACTGCAACGGGTCTGCGGTGGGTCAATTGTCATGTGATTTCAAGCTGAAATACGTGTGA